CTATGACCGGCCGATCCCGGCCGCCAAGGCCGACTACTACGTCTCCTTCGACAACGAGAAGATCGGCTCGCTCATCGCCCAGTCCCTCGTGGACGAGGTGAAGAAGAAGGGCGGAGACGGCGGCCTGCTGGTGGTGAACGGCTCGCCCACCGACGCCGCCGCCCAGCTGATCAAGAAGGGCATCCACAGCGCGGTCGACCCCAGCGGCCTGAAGCTGCTGGCCGAGTACGACACCCCCGGATGGCAGCCGAACAAGGCGCAGGAGTGGGTCAGCGGGCAGATCGCCCAGTTCCCCGGCCAGATCGCCGGTGTGGTGGCCGCCAACGACGGCACCGCCGGCGGCTCGATCGCCGCGTTCAAGGCCGCCGACACCCCCGTCCCGCCGGTCAGCGGCAATGACGCCGAGCTGGCCGCGGTCCAGCGCGTCATCAACGGCGACCAGTACAACACGATCTCCAAGCCGATCAAGATCGTGGCCGAGGCGGCCGCGGTGGTCGCGAACGAGTTCGCCCAGGGCAAGAAGCCGGCGGGCAAGACCACGCTCTTCGACACCCCCTCGGAGCTGTTCACCCCGACCGTGGTGACCAAGGAGAACGTGGCGAAGGAACTGCTCGGCCCCGGCGGCGCGCTCAAGGTCGCGGAGGTGTGCACCCCCGCCTACAAGGCCGCCTGCGACAAGCTCGGGATCAAGTAGATGCCCATCCTGTCCCTGAGCGGCATCACCAAGACCTTCGGCGCCGTCGCCGCGCTCACCGGCATCGACCT
This window of the Nonomuraea africana genome carries:
- a CDS encoding substrate-binding domain-containing protein — its product is MKRVTFAVAVALAAATACSSTTTSAGQGETAAQGAKIAFLMPDIASTRYELYDAPLFKAKMKELCPTCEVLYQNAGADAAKQQQQANSALAQGVKAIVIDPVDSAAAATIVQSAQAQKVPIIAYDRPIPAAKADYYVSFDNEKIGSLIAQSLVDEVKKKGGDGGLLVVNGSPTDAAAQLIKKGIHSAVDPSGLKLLAEYDTPGWQPNKAQEWVSGQIAQFPGQIAGVVAANDGTAGGSIAAFKAADTPVPPVSGNDAELAAVQRVINGDQYNTISKPIKIVAEAAAVVANEFAQGKKPAGKTTLFDTPSELFTPTVVTKENVAKELLGPGGALKVAEVCTPAYKAACDKLGIK